A single region of the Lotus japonicus ecotype B-129 chromosome 4, LjGifu_v1.2 genome encodes:
- the LOC130714936 gene encoding nudix hydrolase 2-like isoform X1, protein MTTPIPVTSMSDTTDSSLAAVQMTAEEQVQQIELLTSTDDDHGGVIVEMDEREPMDSTTFLSILRASISHWKQLGKKGVWIKLPIHLASLVEALVKEGFWYHHAEPKYLMLVYWIPGGANTIPANATHRVGVGALVVNEKQEVLVVQEKSGHFQGTGAWKFPTGVVDQGEDICVAAVREVKEETGVSNLFAVGLDMKFSVDQKEFSIVVRSLTIPSPLNFQVDSEFVEVLAFRQSHMSFFEKSDLFFVCLLRPLTSDIQIQEIEIEAAKWMSFDEYAAQPCMEKYELMKYISDIYLAKVDGRYSGFTPVSTASIFSKHTSSSYLYLNAGGPTRSNSL, encoded by the exons ATGACAACCCCCATTCCTGTGACATCCATGTCAGACACAACAGATTCATCCCTGGCTGCTGTACAAATGACTGCAGAAGAGCAAGTGCAACAGATTGAACTACTAACATCAACAGATGATGATCATGGGGGTGTTATCGTGGAAATGGATGAGCGGGAGCCTATGGATTCTACGACCTTTTTGTCCATTCTCAGAGCTTCAATTTCACACTGGAAACAGCTG GGCAAGAAGGGTGTTTGGATTAAATTACCTATTCACCTTGCTAGCCTTGTTGAAGCTTTAGTTAAG GAAGGTTTTTGGTATCACCATGCAGAACCAAAATATTTGATGCTTGTATATTGGATTCCAGGCGGTGCAAATACTATTCCAGCGAACGCCACACACCGAGTGGGTGTTGGTGCACTTGTTGTGAATGAGAAACAAGAG GTTCTAGTGGTCCAAGAAAAAAGTGGACATTTTCAGGGAACTGGGGCCTGGAAATTCCCTACTGGAGTTGTTGATCAG GGAGAAGATATTTGTGTAGCAGCAGTGAGAGAGGTCAAAGAAGAAACAGGAGTAAGTAATCTCTTTGCAGTTGGGCTAGACATGAAATTTTCTGTTGATCAAAAGGAGTTTTCCATTGTTGTTCGAAGCCTAACTATACCAAGTCCTCTCAATTTTCAGGTTGACTCAGAATTTGTGGAAGTATTAGCATTCAG ACAAAGTCACATGTCGTTCTTTGAGAAATCAGATCTTTTCTTTGTGTGCTTGTTGCGTCCTCTTACTTCTGACATCCAAATACAAGAGATAgagattgaggctgcaaag TGGATGTCATTCGATGAATATGCAGCTCAACCATGTATGGAAAAGTATGAGCTTATGAAGTACATCAGTGATATATACTTGGCAAAAGTAGATGGAAGATACTCTGGATTTACTCCTGTATCTACAGCATCAATCTTCTCTAAGCACACGAGCAGCAGCTATCTTTACTTGAATGCTGGAGGCCCGACGAGGAGTAATTCTTTATAA
- the LOC130714936 gene encoding nudix hydrolase 2-like isoform X2, whose product MTTPIPVTSMSDTTDSSLAAVQMTAEEQVQQIELLTSTDDDHGGVIVEMDEREPMDSTTFLSILRASISHWKQLGKKGVWIKLPIHLASLVEALVKEGFWYHHAEPKYLMLVYWIPGGANTIPANATHRVGVGALVVNEKQEVLVVQEKSGHFQGTGAWKFPTGVVDQGEDICVAAVREVKEETGVDSEFVEVLAFRQSHMSFFEKSDLFFVCLLRPLTSDIQIQEIEIEAAKWMSFDEYAAQPCMEKYELMKYISDIYLAKVDGRYSGFTPVSTASIFSKHTSSSYLYLNAGGPTRSNSL is encoded by the exons ATGACAACCCCCATTCCTGTGACATCCATGTCAGACACAACAGATTCATCCCTGGCTGCTGTACAAATGACTGCAGAAGAGCAAGTGCAACAGATTGAACTACTAACATCAACAGATGATGATCATGGGGGTGTTATCGTGGAAATGGATGAGCGGGAGCCTATGGATTCTACGACCTTTTTGTCCATTCTCAGAGCTTCAATTTCACACTGGAAACAGCTG GGCAAGAAGGGTGTTTGGATTAAATTACCTATTCACCTTGCTAGCCTTGTTGAAGCTTTAGTTAAG GAAGGTTTTTGGTATCACCATGCAGAACCAAAATATTTGATGCTTGTATATTGGATTCCAGGCGGTGCAAATACTATTCCAGCGAACGCCACACACCGAGTGGGTGTTGGTGCACTTGTTGTGAATGAGAAACAAGAG GTTCTAGTGGTCCAAGAAAAAAGTGGACATTTTCAGGGAACTGGGGCCTGGAAATTCCCTACTGGAGTTGTTGATCAG GGAGAAGATATTTGTGTAGCAGCAGTGAGAGAGGTCAAAGAAGAAACAGGA GTTGACTCAGAATTTGTGGAAGTATTAGCATTCAG ACAAAGTCACATGTCGTTCTTTGAGAAATCAGATCTTTTCTTTGTGTGCTTGTTGCGTCCTCTTACTTCTGACATCCAAATACAAGAGATAgagattgaggctgcaaag TGGATGTCATTCGATGAATATGCAGCTCAACCATGTATGGAAAAGTATGAGCTTATGAAGTACATCAGTGATATATACTTGGCAAAAGTAGATGGAAGATACTCTGGATTTACTCCTGTATCTACAGCATCAATCTTCTCTAAGCACACGAGCAGCAGCTATCTTTACTTGAATGCTGGAGGCCCGACGAGGAGTAATTCTTTATAA
- the LOC130713525 gene encoding nuclear transcription factor Y subunit B-3-like yields the protein MAESDKEIGGKNELTSPNGCRELERLLPIANVSRIMKKALPGNAKISKEAKETMQECLSEFISFITAEASDKCQNEKRKTINGDDLVWAMTTLGFEDYVQALKGYLHKYRDMEGEKTNYSFIGRQQQNQQGDDDAVGSGVSMPSSSTSYHHQGVMYASGNVWKS from the coding sequence ATGGCTGAATCTGACAAGGAAATAGGAGGTAAGAATGAATTGACAAGTCCAAATGGGTGCAGAGAGCTGGAGAGGCTCCTTCCAATAGCGAACGTGAGCAGGATCATGAAGAAGGCGTTACCAGGCAACGCCAAGATCTCAAAGGAAGCCAAGGAAACGATGCAAGAGTGTTTATCTGAGTTCATCAGCTTCATCACAGCAGAGGCGTCTGATAAGTGCCAGAACGAGAAGAGGAAGACAATCAACGGTGATGATCTTGTGTGGGCCATGACCACTCTGGGTTTTGAAGACTACGTGCAGGCTCTCAAGGGTTACCTTCACAAGTACAGGGACATGGAGGGAGAGAAGACTAATTATTCTTTCATTGGGAGGCAGCAGCAGAATCAGCAGGGTGATGATGATGCTGTTGGTAGTGGGGTGTCAATGCCATCATCATCCACTAGCTATCACCATCAAGGGGTTATGTATGCATCTGGAAATGTTTGGAAGAGCTAG
- the LOC130715587 gene encoding uncharacterized protein LOC130715587, producing the protein MMSYIRGCHALVMVLVLVVLGSSSSSWVAGQEEQVSLMLQLSSRDEVVQMAGYGEEKLSTVLITGSVNCQARFHNGDQPHAWPIPGAWVGVHCHSSASERKGKSMEVRGVTDEFGDFMVDLPSHLHSIPNLENICVVKVHRIPKGSLCQPAHVKKHKGVLELSSIGNGIRTYDAGSIRILHH; encoded by the exons ATGATGAGCTACATTCGCGGTTGCCACGCCCTTGTGATGGTTCTTGTCTTGGTGGTGCTtggttcttcttcatcttcttgggTAGCTGGACAAGAGGAGCAGGTCTCTTTAATGTTGCAGTTATCAAGCAGAGATGAAGTGGTGCAAATGGCTGGCTATGGAGAAGAGAAACTATCCACCGTCCTCATTACAGGCTCTGTTAATTGCCAGGCCCGTTTCCATAATGGAGATCAACCTCATGCATGGCCTATACCAG GAGCTTGGGTTGGTGTCCACTGCCACAGCTCTGCGAGTGAGCGGAAAGGAAAATCAATGGAAGTGCGAGGTGTGACCGATGAATTTGGCGATTTCATGGTGGACCTCCCTTCACACCTTCATTCTATTCCTAACTTGGAAAATATATGTGTGGTGAAAGTTCATCGAATTCCAAAAGGATCACTTTGTCAGCCAGCTCATGTCAAGAAACACAAAGGAGTACTTGAGCTCTCTTCAATTGGGAATGGCATTCGCACCTACGATGCCGGAAGCATAAGGATCCTGCACCATTGA
- the LOC130715586 gene encoding oligopeptide transporter 3, with protein MASKSHINTDTEKAANGAPPPPPSDERCPVEEVALVVPETDDPSLPVMTFRAWFLGITSCIILIFLNTFFTYRTQPLTISAILMQIAVLPIGRFMAATLPTGDYNLLGWRFSLNPGPFNMKEHVIITIIANCGVSYGGGDAYSIGAITVMKAYYKQTLSFVCALFIVLTTQMIGYGWAGVLRRYLVDPVEMWWPANLAQVSLFRALHEKEHKTKSFTRMQFFLIAMGLSFLYYALPGYLLTILSFFSWICWAWPHNITAQQIGSGYHGLGIGAFTFDWAGISAYHGSPLVTPWSSIVNVAVGFIMFIYIIVPVCYWKFNTFDARKFPIFSNQLFTTTGQKYDTTKILTPDYELNVDAYNQYGKLYLSPLFALSIGSGFARFTATLTHVALFHGSDILRQSRSAMNKAKLDVHGRLMKAYKQVPEWWFLILLFGSMALSLVMSFVWKRDVQLPWWGMLFAFALAFIVTLPIGVIQATTNQQPGYDIIAQFMIGYVLPGKPIANLLFKIYGRISTVHALSFLSDLKLGHYMKIPPRCMYTAQLVGTLVASIVNLAVAWWMLDNIKDICMDDKAHHDNPWTCPKFRVTFDASVIWGLIGPRRLFGPGGLYRNLVWLFLIGAVLPVPVWVLSKIFPEKKWIALINIPVISYGFAGMPPATPSNIASWLVTGMIFNFFVFRYHKRWWQKYNYVLSAALDAGTAFMGVLIFFALQNAGHSLKWWGSEMDHCPLASCPTAPGIKVDGCPVF; from the exons atgGCATCCAAGAGTCATATCAACACGGATACCGAGAAGGCTGCAAacggagcaccaccaccaccaccctccgaTGAACGGTGCCCGGTGGAGGAGGTTGCTCTGGTGGTACCGGAAACCGACGACCCTTCACTCCCGGTCATGACTTTCCGGGCGTGGTTCCTGGGTATAACCTCCTGCATCATCCTCATCTTCCTCAACACTTTCTTCACCTACCGTACTCAGCCTCTCACCATCTCCGCCATTCTCATGCAAATTGCTGTTCTCCCCATCGGGAGGTTCATGGCCGCCACTCTCCCCACCGGTGACTACAATCTTCTCGGGTGGCGATTTTCCTTGAACCCTGGGCCTTTTAACATGAAGGAGCATGTTATCATCACCATTATTGCAAACTGCGGTGTTTCCTATGGAGGAGGTGATGCTTACTCCATTGGTGCTATTACTGTTATGAAAGCTTATTATAAGCAGACCCTGAGCTTTGTCTGTGCGCTCTTCATTGTATTGACTACACAG ATGATAGGGTATGGTTGGGCTGGGGTTCTGAGGAGGTATCTGGTTGATCCTGTTGAAATGTGGTGGCCAGCAAACCTTGCTCAAGTCTCTCTTTTCAG GGCACTCCATGAAAAAGAGCACAAAACAAAAAGTTTCACAAGGATGCAGTTTTTCCTCATTGCCATGGGTCTAAGCTTCTTGTATTATGCACTTCCAGGCTATCTTCTTACAATATTATCATTCTTCTCATGGATCTGCTGGGCATGGCCCCATAATATCACAGCACAGCAAATTGGATCAGGTTACCATGGATTAGGGATTGGTGCCTTCACATTTGATTGGGCTGGTATTTCAGCTTATCATGGCAGCCCCCTTGTTACACCATGGTCTTCCATTGTTAACGTGGCAGTTGGATTTATTATGTTCATCTACATAATTGTGCCTGTATGTTACTGGAAGTTCAACACTTTTGATGCTCGGAAGTTTCCTATATTTTCTAACCAGTTGTTCACAACCACTGGACAAAAGTATGACACTACCAAGATCTTAACCCCAGACTATGAACTCAATGTCGATGCGTACAACCAATACGGAAAGTTGTACCTGAGTCCTCTGTTTGCATTGTCTATTGGATCAGGCTTTGCAAGATTTACTGCAACCCTCACTCATGTAGCATTGTTTCACGGCAG TGACATTCTTAGACAGAGCAGATCAGCAATGAATAAGGCAAAATTGGATGTCCATGGTAGGCTCATGAAAGCTTATAAGCAAGTACCTGAATGGTGGTTCCTCATTTTATTATTTGGGAGCATGGCACTATCCCTGGTTATGTCTTTTGTGTGGAAAAGGGATGTTCAACTGCCATGGTGGGGGATGCTCTTTGCTTTTGCCTTAGCTTTTATTGTGACACTCCCAATTGGTGTAATCCAAGCAACTACAAACCAG CAACCTGGATACGATATTATAGCTCAGTTCATGATTGGGTATGTCCTTCCTGGAAAACCAATTGCAAATTTGCTCTTCAAGATTTATGGGAGAATCAGTACAGTCCATGCTCTCTCTTTCTTATCAGATCTCAAACTTGGGCACTACATGAAAATTCCTCCACGATGCATGTATACCGCGCAG CTAGTGGGAACTCTAGTTGCTAGTATAGTGAACCTTGCGGTGGCTTGGTGGATGTTGGACAACATTAAGGACATTTGTATGGATGACAAAGCTCATCATGACAACCCTTGGACTTGCCCCAAATTTAGAGTGACCTTTGATGCATCTGTTATATGGGGATTGATTGGACCGAGGCGGCTATTCGGACCCGGCGGGCTGTACCGGAACCTGGTTTGGTTGTTCCTCATTGGAGCTGTGTTGCCTGTTCCTGTTTGGGTATTGAGCAAAATCTTCCCTGAGAAGAAATGGATTGCACTGATAAACATACCAGTTATATCTTATGGTTTTGCTGGAATGCCACCAGCAACTCCCAGCAACATTGCAAGCTGGCTAGTCACTGGAATGATCTTCAATTTCTTTGTGTTCCGCTACCACAAACGTTGGTGGCAGAAATACAATTATGTTCTGTCGGCGGCGCTGGATGCAGGCACTGCTTTCATGGGTGTTCTAATTTTCTTTGCCCTGCAAAATGCAGGCCATAGTCTCAAATGGTGGGGATCTGAAATGGACCATTGTCCATTGGCTTCTTGCCCAACTGCACCAGGGATTAAGGTTGATGGTTGTCCAGTGTTCTAA